One Pogoniulus pusillus isolate bPogPus1 chromosome 13, bPogPus1.pri, whole genome shotgun sequence genomic window, ACCACAGGGCTCCATGAGAGACCCTTTCCCCGTCATCCTAGCTGTCTGAGGGGCACGGTTCAGCCCTCACCCCCTCACACTTCTCAGGGAGGCATTTCAGGATAGCTCTCACACAGCTTCATGCCTGCTTGCTCTGTCACCACCAcgccagcaggctgctgctcatcaccacctctgccccagcagggccagcTGCCCTCTGAGCAGTTTGAccagcagagaagcaaagcaagaCCCAGACTCATCTCCAAACAGATGCCAGAGGCTgatggagagcagagcccagcccacaTGCCCCTGTAATGCTGCATCTCTGCCCTCAAGCACCACCTCCAAGCAGAGaatgctctgcccagcagcccacTCACCCAGGAATGGGACCCCGGCGTGCTTGGCCAGCTCCTCACCTCCCCCCTTGGAGAAGATGTTTGTGCACTCCTGAAGGAGGAAGGGCAAAAGCTGTTGAGTCCAaattcacccagccctgctgcacagggcagctcccatccagcctccagccccagggcactgcccctgcctcctccagctctgcagggcagcagagccagcagctacTTCCAAAGCTGACACCCAGCAACCTTTCCTCTGCCTGAGGCAGCACATCCTGCACCACTAGATGATGAAGAGGAGCCTGCCAACTCACCGAGCAGTGggggcagacaaagccactcATGTTCTCCACgatgcccagcacctgcaggcctGTCTTCCTGCAGAAGGTCAGCTCCCGCCTCACATCTCCCAcagacacagcctgcagcagacacCAGCAGAGGGTGGGGGTCTCCAGCTGCCCAAATCAGCTGcgaggctgcagcaggtgtgTAGAGGACAGGCAGACATCTAGAACGAGGAGCCATGGACAGGTATGGACAAATACCCACCTGGGCTCCATATTCTCACCCACTAACCATGCCTGAAGGCGGAAGCCTGTCCAGAAGCTCCAGCTGAGTCCCAGCCAAGCTGCCCTACCTGGGGTGTTGTGACCAGGACTGCTCCAAGTGGCTTGTAGGGCCTCAAGGCCTCCATGGTGGAGATGTGCTCATCTGATGTGCCTGGTGGTGTGTCCACGATGAGGAAGTCCAGGTCCCCCCAGGCCACATCAGCAACAAACTGTTTGATCAAAGCTACAGAAATAgagggcagaaaaaaaacaacccacaagaTGCTTCAGCAGGTGCCCTGGGAGATGTGGGAGAGGAGTTTGGTAGCACCCCGAGTGACAAGGGCCTGGAGCTACCTGTCAGCACCAcaggtgctgtgctctgcccgtCCAAGTGATCTGAACCCACTCCTGCAGACCAGGAGCCTTGTTCCTCCAAGGAACAACCTGTCCAGAAGAGCCAGGCCCCagtgggagccagcagcacttCCTGGAGACTTCCCAGAAGGTTCCTCACAGGGGAAATCCTGGTCCCCagtaggagccagcagcacttgCTGGAGGGTTCTCACAAGGTTCCTCACTCTGGAGGAGCCTGGGTCCAGGAGGAGCCAG contains:
- the NUBP2 gene encoding cytosolic Fe-S cluster assembly factor NUBP2 isoform X2, with product MLRAQDSDVHQCDSGWVPVYVDQDKSISLMSIGFLLEKPDDAVVWRGPKKNALIKQFVADVAWGDLDFLIVDTPPGTSDEHISTMEALRPYKPLGAVLVTTPQAVSVGDVRRELTFCRKTGLQVLGIVENMSGFVCPHCSECTNIFSKGGGEELAKHAGVPFLGCVPLDPQLSQSSEEGRDFIQEFPKSSAFSALTDIAQQVLARASQQSC